A single genomic interval of Methylobacterium bullatum harbors:
- the mdtA_1 gene encoding Multidrug resistance protein MdtA — translation MNEQSPIRTETARHIAPETPAPTRRRSRAGTWLILLLLLAGGGAAVYRFYLAPKPATETAADGAPARGKGARGRPGDMAQAVGVATVSAGEIPVVLSGLGTVTPLATVTIQSQISGYLMEIGFREGQTVKKGDFLAQIDPRIYEAQLAQYQGQLARDQALLQNSKLDLARFQRLSLQDSISKQNVDTQAALVKQNEGTVAIDQAQVDQQKLNIAYTRIVSPVEGRVGLRQIDQGNYVTAASTNIVVVTQLHPISVVFTLPEDDVARVMRRLRSGAKLAVTAYDRGDANVLATGTLDTVDNQIDTTTGTVKLRALFDNKDESLFPNQFVNAKLTVDIVRDTPIVPTAAILRGTPGAYVYLLDGDDKVVVRPITVGEAEGARTAVTKGLAVGDRVVVDGTDRLRDGAKVRVTEGGRGQPAPPGEAASPGQPAPATDATATTSTPAAGTPPENPPQKRERRRERPAAQP, via the coding sequence ATGAACGAACAATCGCCCATCCGGACCGAGACGGCCCGGCACATCGCACCCGAGACACCGGCGCCCACGCGCCGGCGAAGCCGCGCGGGGACGTGGCTCATCCTGCTCCTCCTCCTCGCGGGGGGCGGCGCGGCCGTCTACCGGTTCTATCTCGCGCCCAAACCTGCGACGGAGACCGCCGCCGACGGCGCGCCCGCGCGCGGCAAGGGCGCCCGTGGACGCCCCGGCGACATGGCCCAGGCGGTGGGCGTCGCCACGGTCTCGGCCGGAGAGATCCCGGTGGTGCTGTCTGGCCTCGGAACGGTGACGCCGCTCGCCACCGTGACGATCCAGTCGCAGATCAGCGGCTACCTCATGGAGATCGGCTTTCGCGAGGGCCAGACCGTGAAGAAGGGCGATTTCCTCGCCCAGATCGATCCGCGCATCTACGAGGCCCAGCTCGCGCAGTACCAGGGCCAGCTCGCCCGCGATCAGGCGCTGCTGCAGAATTCGAAGCTCGACCTCGCCCGTTTCCAGCGCCTCAGCCTGCAGGATTCGATCTCCAAGCAGAACGTGGACACGCAAGCGGCCCTGGTGAAGCAGAACGAGGGCACCGTCGCCATCGACCAGGCCCAGGTCGACCAGCAGAAGCTCAACATCGCCTATACGCGCATCGTCTCGCCCGTGGAGGGCCGCGTCGGCCTGCGCCAGATCGACCAGGGCAATTACGTCACCGCCGCCTCCACCAACATCGTGGTGGTGACGCAGCTGCATCCGATCTCGGTGGTGTTCACCCTGCCCGAGGACGACGTGGCGCGGGTGATGCGGCGCCTGCGCTCGGGCGCGAAACTCGCGGTGACCGCCTACGACCGGGGCGATGCCAACGTGCTCGCCACCGGCACCCTCGACACGGTGGACAACCAGATCGACACCACCACCGGCACGGTGAAGCTGCGCGCGCTGTTCGACAACAAGGACGAGAGCCTGTTCCCGAACCAGTTCGTCAACGCCAAGCTCACCGTGGACATCGTGCGGGACACGCCCATCGTCCCCACTGCCGCGATCCTGCGCGGCACGCCGGGCGCCTACGTCTACCTCCTCGACGGCGACGACAAGGTCGTGGTCCGGCCGATCACCGTGGGTGAGGCGGAGGGTGCGCGCACCGCCGTCACCAAGGGGCTGGCGGTGGGCGACCGGGTCGTGGTCGACGGGACCGACCGCCTGCGCGACGGCGCCAAGGTCCGCGTCACCGAGGGCGGCAGGGGGCAGCCGGCGCCGCCCGGAGAAGCCGCTTCCCCCGGCCAGCCGGCGCCCGCAACGGACGCCACGGCCACGACATCGACGCCCGCCGCCGGGACACCTCCCGAAAACCCGCCCCAGAAGCGCGAGCGCCGCAGAGAGCGGCCGGCGGCGCAGCCGTGA
- the mdtB_1 gene encoding Multidrug resistance protein MdtB → MVTLDAVSPSPLCGGGGEGRRARHGPRPMNPSRIFILRPVATTLFMLAILLVGMVSYLNLPVSALPSVDYPTIQVQTFYPGASPEVMTSAVTAPLERQFGQLANLNQMTSQSSAGASVITLQFSLDLGLDIAEQQVQAAINAAGNLLPSDLPAPPVYAKVNPADAPILTLALTSTTMPLTEVRDLAETRLAQKISQVSGVGLVSMGGGQRPAVRVRFNSRALAAYGLNIDDLRTTITNLNVNTPKGTIDGPTQSYAINANDQIRDPKAYEQAIIAYKNGSAVRLSDVADVVNGPENTKLGAWMDETPAVILNIQRQPGANVIATVDKIKALLPQLQGTLPAAVTVTPLTDRTTTIRASVHDVQVELALAIGLVVLVIFLFLRSLSATLIPSLSVPLSLIGALSIMDLYGFSLDNLSLMALTIATGFVVDDAIVVIENIARHVEEGDSPMEAALKGSREIGFTIISLTVSLIAVLIPLLFMGDVVGRLFHEFAITLAATIVISAVVSLTLVPMLCARLLKHAPEAKRREGFIGRAGRRAMDGVISGYGRMLRVVLNHQGLTLLVTLATIALTAYLFVVIPKGFFPVQDTGVIQGVTQADQTVSYAEMADRQQKLARIVLQDPDVASLSSFIGVDGQNVTLNSGRFLINLKPHEGRATDAGAIIRRLKEATRGVAGIRLYMQPVQDLTIDTAVSATQYQVILENPNLSEFETWVPRFVQALQRSPLLSDVASDLQGNGLAAYVTIDRPTAGRYGITPATVDNALYDAFGQRIVSTIFTQSNQYRVILEADPDLHKTLDSLNGIFLPSSTAASGQVPLSAVARISERRAPLLISHLGQFPATTVSFNLAEGVALGEAVNAVEAARKEIDLPPSFRVVPQGSVFAFQSALSNQLFLVIAAIVTVYIVLGVLYESFVHPITILSTLPSAGIGALVGLMLYGLPLDIIGVIGIVLLIGIVKKNAIMMIDFALQAEREEGMAPRDAIYEACLLRFRPILMTTLAALFAAVPLILGTGVGSELRQPLGIVIAGGLIVSQVLTLFTTPVIYLAFDRLERRFKRGGGAKAAGVTP, encoded by the coding sequence ATGGTCACTCTCGACGCCGTTTCTCCCTCCCCCCTCTGCGGGGGGGGAGGGGAGGGGCGCCGTGCCCGTCATGGCCCTCGCCCCATGAACCCGTCCCGCATCTTCATCCTGCGCCCCGTCGCCACCACGCTGTTCATGCTGGCGATCCTGCTGGTTGGCATGGTGTCGTACCTGAACCTGCCGGTCTCGGCCCTGCCGTCGGTGGATTACCCGACGATCCAGGTCCAGACCTTCTATCCCGGCGCCAGCCCGGAGGTGATGACCTCGGCCGTGACGGCACCGCTGGAGCGGCAGTTCGGCCAGCTCGCCAACCTCAACCAGATGACCTCGCAGAGTTCTGCGGGCGCCTCGGTCATCACGCTTCAGTTCAGCCTCGATCTCGGCCTCGACATCGCCGAGCAGCAGGTCCAGGCGGCGATCAACGCGGCGGGCAACCTGCTGCCCTCCGACCTGCCGGCGCCGCCGGTCTACGCCAAGGTCAACCCGGCCGACGCGCCGATCCTGACCCTGGCCCTGACCTCCACGACGATGCCGCTCACCGAGGTGAGGGATCTCGCCGAGACGCGGCTCGCACAGAAGATCAGCCAGGTCTCCGGCGTCGGCCTCGTCAGCATGGGCGGCGGCCAGCGCCCCGCCGTGCGCGTGCGCTTCAATTCGCGGGCGCTGGCCGCCTACGGCCTCAACATCGACGACCTTCGCACCACCATCACCAATCTCAACGTCAACACGCCCAAGGGCACGATCGACGGGCCGACCCAGTCCTACGCCATCAACGCCAACGACCAGATCCGCGACCCGAAGGCCTACGAACAGGCGATCATCGCCTACAAGAACGGCTCGGCGGTGCGGCTCTCGGATGTGGCCGACGTGGTCAACGGCCCGGAGAACACCAAGCTCGGCGCCTGGATGGACGAGACGCCCGCCGTCATCCTCAACATCCAGCGCCAGCCCGGCGCCAACGTCATCGCCACCGTCGACAAGATCAAGGCGCTGCTGCCCCAGCTCCAGGGGACGCTGCCCGCCGCCGTCACGGTGACGCCGCTCACCGACCGCACCACCACCATCCGTGCCTCGGTGCACGACGTGCAGGTGGAACTGGCGCTGGCCATCGGCCTCGTTGTGCTGGTGATCTTCCTCTTCCTGCGCAGCCTGTCCGCGACCCTGATCCCGAGCCTGTCGGTGCCGCTCTCGCTGATCGGCGCGCTCTCGATCATGGACCTCTACGGGTTCTCCCTCGACAACCTGTCGCTGATGGCGCTCACCATCGCCACCGGCTTCGTCGTCGACGACGCCATCGTCGTCATCGAGAACATCGCCCGCCACGTGGAGGAGGGCGATTCGCCCATGGAGGCGGCCCTCAAGGGCAGCCGCGAGATCGGCTTCACCATCATCTCGCTCACGGTCTCGCTCATTGCGGTGCTGATCCCGCTTCTGTTCATGGGCGACGTGGTCGGCCGCCTGTTCCACGAATTCGCGATCACGCTGGCGGCCACCATCGTGATCTCGGCGGTGGTGTCGCTGACCCTGGTTCCGATGCTGTGCGCGCGCCTGCTCAAGCACGCGCCGGAGGCCAAGCGCCGGGAAGGATTCATCGGGCGGGCCGGCCGGAGGGCCATGGACGGGGTGATCTCCGGCTACGGGCGGATGCTGCGCGTGGTGCTCAACCACCAGGGCCTGACCCTGTTGGTCACCCTGGCCACCATTGCGCTCACCGCCTACCTGTTCGTGGTGATCCCCAAGGGGTTCTTCCCGGTCCAGGATACCGGCGTGATCCAGGGCGTGACGCAGGCCGACCAGACCGTCTCCTATGCCGAGATGGCAGACCGCCAGCAGAAGCTCGCCCGCATCGTCCTGCAGGATCCGGATGTGGCGAGCCTGTCCTCGTTCATCGGCGTCGATGGGCAGAACGTGACGCTCAATTCCGGCCGCTTCCTCATCAACCTGAAGCCGCATGAGGGCCGCGCCACCGATGCCGGCGCCATCATCCGCCGCCTCAAGGAAGCGACGCGCGGGGTCGCCGGCATCCGGCTCTACATGCAGCCGGTGCAGGACCTCACCATCGACACGGCGGTGAGCGCGACGCAGTACCAGGTGATCCTGGAGAACCCGAACCTGTCCGAGTTCGAGACCTGGGTGCCGCGCTTCGTCCAGGCGCTGCAGCGCTCGCCGCTGCTGTCGGACGTGGCCAGCGACCTGCAGGGCAACGGGCTGGCGGCCTACGTCACCATCGACCGGCCCACCGCCGGCCGCTACGGCATCACCCCGGCCACCGTGGACAACGCCCTCTACGACGCCTTCGGCCAGCGCATCGTCTCGACGATCTTTACCCAGTCGAACCAGTACCGGGTGATCCTCGAAGCCGATCCCGACCTGCACAAGACCCTCGACAGCCTCAACGGCATCTTCCTGCCCTCCTCCACCGCCGCTTCGGGGCAGGTGCCGCTTTCGGCGGTGGCGCGGATCAGCGAACGCCGGGCGCCCCTCCTCATCAGCCATCTCGGCCAGTTCCCGGCCACCACCGTCTCGTTCAACCTCGCCGAGGGGGTGGCGCTGGGCGAGGCCGTCAACGCGGTCGAGGCGGCGCGCAAGGAGATCGACCTGCCGCCGAGCTTCCGCGTGGTGCCGCAGGGCTCGGTCTTCGCCTTCCAGTCGGCGCTCTCGAACCAGCTCTTCCTGGTGATCGCGGCCATCGTCACCGTCTACATCGTGCTCGGCGTGCTCTACGAGAGCTTCGTCCACCCGATCACGATCCTCTCGACCCTGCCCTCGGCGGGGATCGGCGCGCTGGTCGGCCTGATGCTCTACGGGCTGCCGCTCGACATCATCGGCGTCATTGGCATCGTGCTCCTCATCGGCATCGTGAAGAAGAACGCGATCATGATGATCGACTTCGCGCTCCAGGCCGAGCGCGAGGAGGGCATGGCCCCGCGCGACGCGATCTACGAGGCCTGCCTGCTGCGCTTCCGCCCGATCCTGATGACGACGCTCGCCGCCCTGTTCGCGGCGGTGCCCCTCATCCTCGGCACCGGCGTCGGTTCCGAACTGCGCCAGCCGCTCGGCATCGTCATCGCCGGCGGCCTCATCGTCTCGCAGGTGCTGACCCTGTTCACCACCCCGGTGATCTACCTCGCCTTCGACCGGCTGGAGCGGCGGTTCAAGCGCGGCGGCGGGGCGAAGGCGGCGGGGGTGACGCCGTGA
- the ibpA_2 gene encoding Small heat shock protein IbpA: MRTLDFAPLYRSTVGFDRMISLLDQAARVEPSTTWPPYDIEKVADDAYRITMAVAGFMPDEIGLTQHDTVLEVTGQKAGRRSDRTTDQDGERAYLHRGIATRPFRQTFNLADHVRVTGASLDNGLLTVDLKREVPEALKPRRIAIAGATSPIGQDNAHAQVEDHAKAA; encoded by the coding sequence ATGAGGACCTTGGATTTCGCACCGCTCTATCGCTCGACCGTCGGCTTCGACCGCATGATCTCGCTGCTCGACCAGGCAGCCCGCGTCGAACCCTCGACGACCTGGCCGCCCTACGACATCGAGAAGGTGGCCGACGATGCCTATCGCATCACCATGGCGGTCGCCGGCTTCATGCCGGATGAGATCGGCCTGACGCAGCACGACACCGTTCTCGAGGTCACGGGCCAGAAGGCCGGCCGGAGAAGCGACCGGACCACCGACCAGGACGGGGAGCGCGCCTATCTGCATCGCGGGATCGCGACGCGGCCGTTCCGGCAGACGTTCAACCTGGCCGACCACGTGAGGGTCACGGGCGCCAGCCTCGACAACGGGCTGCTGACCGTGGACCTCAAGCGCGAAGTGCCGGAGGCCCTCAAGCCCCGCCGCATCGCCATCGCCGGCGCGACGAGCCCCATCGGTCAGGACAACGCGCACGCGCAGGTCGAGGACCACGCCAAGGCGGCCTGA